The following proteins are co-located in the Diorhabda carinulata isolate Delta chromosome 4, icDioCari1.1, whole genome shotgun sequence genome:
- the LOC130892854 gene encoding lutropin-choriogonadotropic hormone receptor, whose protein sequence is MISVRVSSAMICMVFLIGITLASCISRKPFPNEITFCCNFKNSQHTNVHCYGKDLLEIPNNLSRSLMKLSITDAKITHITKREFDPYREEMRDVTLSHLPNLRVIEDGTFSDMPNLRTLYISNAPQIMFLNGLLLGVTSDTFYSLRIVWTRLMEVPDLYHLPANNTMFLLDLDHNNIQKLSANSIKVSAQQVTINFNPLQTVDDYAFNGSQIAELQMHSNFHLKTLGDLAFSGISSLRLLDLSQTSIEGLPSEGLQELETLKIEDTHTMQTIPSIYDLRNLKTAKLTHSFHCCAFQYPAQHNPGKHAQFADNMKKICMELAKSGSGILKRKRRSIHKEWPSSQERLSRGHLEDILRPLKGKVLEEEKGKIIDTMMVDEEDEEYDGFFHSDATKVNDTQLATHCGNIIFRMPEVECLPDPDALNPCEDIMGMSWLRISVWCVVILALLGNLAVIIVFLFSQSDMNVSRFLILNLAIADFCMGLYLLLIAAMDFHSVGQYFNFAFNWQYGIGCQLAGFLTVFSSHLSIYTLTVVTLERWFAITYAIYLTKRITIKCAFYILFGGWVYSIIMAVLPILRVSNYSSTSICLPMESKRIVDKIYLYTVIFINGSAFALIVFCYVQIYLSLGYETRRASTQGEMTIAKKMSLLILVDFATVAPIAFFGLTALAGYPLIGVTKSKILLVFFYPLNACANPYLYAVMTAQYRHDFMKLISRCKVCHKEHTKEKTGCVLLSTRNGTEKTLENGLTPNIT, encoded by the exons GCCATGATCTGCATGGTATTTCTCATTGGAATAACGCTTGCATCATGCATATCAAGAAAACCATTCCCAAACGAAATAACGTTTTgttgtaatttcaaaaatagtcAACATACCAACGTTCACTGTTATGGTAAAGATCTTCTGGAAATACCCAACAACTTATCAAGATCCCTTATGAAATTAAGTATTACAGATGCGAAGATTACGCATATCACGAAAAGAGAATTTGATCCATATCGAGAAGAAATGAGAGACGT cACACTTTCACATTTGCCAAATTTGCGAGTAATTGAAGATGGAACTTTTAGCGATATGCCCAATTTAAGAACACT ATACATATCGAATGCACCCcaaattatgtttttgaatGGATTACTACTGGGAGTTACATCTGACACTTTTTATTCTCT CCGAATTGTTTGGACTAGATTAATGGAAGTGCCTGATTTATATCATCTACCTGCTAATAAtacaatgtttttatt GGATTTAgatcataataatatacaaaaattatccGCTAATTCCATTAAGGTGTCGGCTCAACAAGT tACAATTAATTTCAATCCTTTGCAAACTGTTGATGATTACGCTTTCAATGGATCTCAAATAGCAGAATT acaAATgcattcaaattttcacttgaAGACACTGGGAGATCTGGCTTTTAGCGGAATAAGTAGCTTACGTCTTTT GGACTTATCTCAAACATCGATTGAAGGTTTACCAAGCGAAGGATTACAAGAGCTAGAAACTTTAAAAATAGAAGATACACATACCATGCAAACTATTCCCAGTATTTACGATTTGAGG aatttgaaaaCGGCAAAACTTACACATTCCTTTCACTGTTGTGCCTTCCAATATCCCGCCCAACACAATCCGGGCAAGCACGCCCAATTCgctgataatatgaaaaaaatttgcatGGAACTTGCAAAATCCGGCTCTggtattttaaaaagaaaaagaagatctaTTCACAAAGAATGGCCATCGTCCCA aGAACGGTTATCAAGGGGtcatttagaagatattttgcgACCATTAAAAGGTAAAgtattagaagaagaaaaaggcAAAATTATTGATACGATGATGGTTGATGAAGAAGACGAAGAATACGATGGATTTTTTCACTCAGATGCCACCAAAGTAAATGATACTCAACTAGCCACTCATTgcggaaatataatttttag GATGCCGGAAGTTGAATGTTTACCAGATCCAGACGCTTTAAATCCATGTGAAGACATTATGGGCATGTCTTGGTTGAGAATATCGGTATGGTGTGTTGTAATACTAGCATTGCTAGGAAATTTGGCtgttataattgtttttttatttagtcaaAGTGACATGAACGTATctcgttttttaattttgaatttagcgATAGCGGATTTCTGTATGGGATTGTACTTATTATTGATAGCCGCTATGGATTTCCATTCTGTCggacaatattttaattttgcgTTCAATTGGCAATACG gtaTCGGTTGTCAATTAGCTggatttttgacagttttttcaaGTCATCTCTCTATATACACGTTAACGGTCGTTACATTAGAACGATGGTTTGCAATTACATACGCCATTTATCTCACTAAACGTATAACTATCAAATGTGCATTTTACATTCTCTTCGGCGGTTGGGTTTACTCAATAATTATGGCGGTTTTACCAATTCTTCGAGTCAGTAACTACAGCAGTACAAG caTCTGTTTACCGATGGAAAGCAAACGAATCGTCGATAAAATATACTTGTACACTGTTATATTTATAAACGGATCAGCTTTTGCTTTAATAGTATTTTGTTACGTTCAAATTTATTTGAGTCTCGGTTACGAGACGAGAAGAGCCAGTACTCAAGGAGAAATGACCATCGCTAAAAAGATGTCGCTGTTGATACTTGTTGATTTTGCTACGGTTGCGCCGATTGCGTTTTTCGGTTTGACCGCTCTGGCAGGATATCCTCTAATCGGAGTAACAAAATCGAAAATACTGTTGGTATTTTTTTATCCTTTGAACGCATGCGCCAATCCTTATTTGTACGCTGTAATGACGGCTCAGTATAGGCACGACTTCATGAAGTTGATATCGAG gtGTAAAGTGTGTCATAAAGAACATACTAAAGAAAAAACCGGATGCGTTTTACTATCAACAAGAAATGGAACTGAAAAAACCTTAGAAAATGGATTAACTCCAAACATAACATAA
- the LOC130892855 gene encoding prostatic acid phosphatase-like isoform X1 codes for MFRFLFLSIVFLFFIGCESSELISLTLLFRHGSRAPRKVFDSDPYKSRIAEIWPEGLSQLTKLGKQQQYSLGLWYRQRYSEFIPEKYDPNFLRVLSSNKDRCLMSAAVNLAGLFPPKGEQIWNSNIPWQPIPIHTSPIEQDVLISNKRKCKKYEKLFEELKDTYYYKKLMSDSKCLFDYLTKNIGENISTLDDATFVHDTFFIEDYFNLTLPNWSKKVFPVSTLPLLIQVFVLETNNTALARLKSGPLINYITSFFEDVIKDPTNSQKLLMLSVHDSTLAHLMNTLQIYDGTWTEYASTLMFELRREKNTEFLNVYFKNSTMLRNIRFKECNFDCPFEKFKEIVKPFRITEQECETECLNV; via the coding sequence ATGTTTCGTTTCTTGTTTCTATCGATAGTGTTTCTGTTTTTTATCGGTTGTGAATCGAGtgaattaatttctttaacGCTGTTATTTCGACATGGAAGCCGAGCACCTCGAAAAGTATTCGATTCGGACCCTTATAAATCAAGAATAGCGGAAATATGGCCCGAAGGATTATCACAATTAACAAAATTAGGTAAACAACAACAATATTCGCTCGGGTTATGGTATCGTCAACGATATAGTGAATTTATACCAGAAAAATACGATCCTAATTTCTTAAGAGTATTGTCTTCCAATAAAGATAGATGTTTAATGTCCGCCGCTGTGAATTTAGCGGGACTTTTTCCACCGAAAGGAGAACAAATTTGGAATTCTAATATACCATGGCAACCGATACCGATCCACACTTCTCCTATAGAACAAGACGTTTTAATAtcgaataaaagaaaatgtaaaaagtaCGAAAAACTTTTCGAAGAATTAAAAGATACGTATTATTATAAGAAACTTATGTCCGACTCAAAATGCCTGTTTGATTATTTAACTAAGAATATCGGTGAAAACATATCAACTTTAGATGATGCAACTTTTGTCCACgacacattttttattgaagattaCTTTAATTTAACTTTACCCAATTGGAGTAAGAAAGTATTTCCTGTAAGTACTTTGCCACTGTTGATCCAAGTATTCGTATTGGAAACGAACAACACCGCTTTGGCTAGATTAAAATCTGGTCCTTTAATTAActacataacctcatttttcGAAGACGTTATAAAAGATCCAACAAATtcgcaaaaattattaatgCTTTCCGTACACGACAGTACTTTAGCTCATCTAATGAATACTCTACAAATTTACGATGGTACTTGGACAGAATACGCTTCTACTCTCATGTTTGAACTTAGACGAGAAAAAAATACGGAATTTTTGaacgtttattttaaaaatagtacGATGTTGAGAAATATTCGATTCAAAGAATGTAATTTCGACTGtccttttgaaaaatttaaagaaattgtaAAACCTTTTAGGATAACTGAACAAGAGTGTGAAACGGAATGTCTAAATGTTTAG